The genomic DNA AGAAGCCTTCTTTTAGTCTTCCGCCAACATTTTTTCCAACTCTTCTAAGGCTTCCCTGCATTTTTTATCCAATGACTTTATATGCTCAATAATAACCTCAGGCGCGTCGTACGTTTTTTCTTCATAGACTACTTCTTTGTAACGATTGATGCTCAGGTCGTAATTATTAGAACGGATTTCAGCTACGGGCACCAAAAATGAGGTATGGGTACGGCTTCGGGTGGTTTCGCTGGCGCGGTTGTGCCAGCGGCTGATGATGTCGGGGATGTCATTGAGTGCCACTTCCTGCCGCTTATCGTCGAGGCTGTAGCCGTCGGCTTTCATGTTATAAAACCAAACATGATCGGTGCCGCCCGAATTGGTTTTGGTGAAGATCAATACCGCAGTACGCGAGTGAGGCGTTATTTCAGAGTTTGTTACAAAAAGCGTTTGGATTGAAATAAAAAGGTACAAAAGTCGGTTTTCAACTTAAAGTATTACTTTTTGCATTATATTTGTGCATATAGTTAACATATATGATACAAAGAACCTTATTCGGTGAGTTGGAGGCCCATCTGGCCAAACCACAGGCCACGGTCATTACGGGCATGAGAAGGGTGGGAAAAACAACCGCTCTGAAATTTTTACTGGCTAAAACAGTGCATGTCAACAAGCTGTATTTAGACTTTGAGAAAATAGAAAACCGTATTTTGTTTAGCCAAAACAGCTATCAAGCCATTGAAGCAGGCTTGGAAGCGTTAGGGTTAGACCTCCATCAACCCGCAGTACTGGCCCTGGACGAGATTCAGTTGGTGCCCAACTCGCCGAGCGTCATTAAGTACCTTTACGATACCTACGCCATCAAGTTTATTCTGACGGGTTCGAGTTCTTATTACCTTAAAAACCACTTTACGGAAAGCCTGGCTGGGCGCAAACGTATCTTTGAGATGTTCCCGCTTGGTTTTGATGAGTTTTTACAATTTCGGGGTTTTGCCCGTTCGCAGTTTGAGCATACCGCCCAACAACACTTTTCGGAACCCATTTATCAAATTTTCCGACAGGAATACGAAACCTTTTTGAGGTTTGGGGGCTTTCCAGAAGTCGTATTGGCCGAAACCGCCAATGACAAAACCGCTTTTCTCAAAGACATCATCAATGCGTATATCGAACTCGATATCAAACTATTGTCTGATTTTCGGGTCAGCAACGACCTATACAAACTTTGTCAGTTGCTGGCCTCGCGCACGGGCAGCCGCTTGGATGTCAGTAAGTTGAGCAGTATTTCGGGCATTAATCGCAACAAACTGACCGAATACATGTCCTTATTTGAGTACACCTATTTTATTCACCTGATTCCGTCCTTTACCAAAAACAAAGACAAGGAAATTGCCGCACAACGTAAGGTGTACATTGCCGATACGGGCATGTTGCAAATACTAGCTCAGGTAAGCAGCGGGCAGGTGTTTGAAAATGCCGTAGCCTTACAGTTACTGCGGCTAGGAGAGGTGGCATATTACCAAAAGAAATCAGGACAAGAAATAGATTTTATTCTGAACAAAGATACGGCCATTGAAGTCAAAGAAACACCTTCTTATCCCGATCTCAAAACATTGAACTACCGTTCCGACGATCTCGAACTGCCCCATAGCCGCCTAGTGGGTCGG from Runella rosea includes the following:
- a CDS encoding N-6 DNA methylase: MYLFISIQTLFVTNSEITPHSRTAVLIFTKTNSGGTDHVWFYNMKADGYSLDDKRQEVALNDIPDIISRWHNRASETTRSRTHTSFLVPVAEIRSNNYDLSINRYKEVVYEEKTYDAPEVIIEHIKSLDKKCREALEELEKMLAED
- a CDS encoding ATP-binding protein, producing the protein MIQRTLFGELEAHLAKPQATVITGMRRVGKTTALKFLLAKTVHVNKLYLDFEKIENRILFSQNSYQAIEAGLEALGLDLHQPAVLALDEIQLVPNSPSVIKYLYDTYAIKFILTGSSSYYLKNHFTESLAGRKRIFEMFPLGFDEFLQFRGFARSQFEHTAQQHFSEPIYQIFRQEYETFLRFGGFPEVVLAETANDKTAFLKDIINAYIELDIKLLSDFRVSNDLYKLCQLLASRTGSRLDVSKLSSISGINRNKLTEYMSLFEYTYFIHLIPSFTKNKDKEIAAQRKVYIADTGMLQILAQVSSGQVFENAVALQLLRLGEVAYYQKKSGQEIDFILNKDTAIEVKETPSYPDLKTLNYRSDDLELPHSRLVGRHFTNSDFQEWYWGGGIF